A stretch of the Panicum virgatum strain AP13 chromosome 9N, P.virgatum_v5, whole genome shotgun sequence genome encodes the following:
- the LOC120687272 gene encoding uncharacterized protein LOC120687272, producing the protein MAASASASVGRMLQPLFAVPSSFVSPPQQVPTFPVRRRPGGVAVRCAPNGGVAPADDTKLKLKVGSPIVILEAPVMLKTAASVPSLRHNGGQVKPGDVGRIMARKPKDVWAVRLAVGTYLLDGKFFRPLDAGEEDDGSPDE; encoded by the exons ATGGCTGCCTCTGCATCTGCTTCAGTCGGTAGGATGCTGCAACCATTGTTCGCCGTCccttcttccttcgtctcgccgccgcagcaggtCCCTACTTTCCCGGTGCGACGACGTCCCGGCGGCGTCGCAGTACGATGCGCGCCGAACGGCGGCGTCGCACCAGCGGACGACACGAAATTGAAGCTCAAGGTGGGCTCTCCGATCGTCATCCTGGAGGCGCCCGTGATGCTGAAGACCGCCGCGTCGGTGCCGTCGCTCCGGCACAACGGCGGCCAGGTCAAGCCCGGCGACGTCGGAAG GATCATGGCGCGGAAGCCCAAGGACGTCTGGGCCGTGCGCCTCGCCGTCGGCACGTACCTGCTGGACGGCAAGTTTTTCAGGCCCTTAGATGCCGGTGAGGAAGACGACGGGTCCCCAGATGAATGA